From the Bacteroidia bacterium genome, the window GCAAATAAATCATCAAATCAGGTGGTGATACAAAACTGTTCATCAACTCGAACAACTGCTGATAGTTTTGAAAATCGCGTGTTGTCATTAACCCCATAGCATGAAGGTTAGGAGCAAAAATATATGCGTCTTCGTAAATTGTTCTGTCCTGAATTATGGTTTTTGGATGCTTCTTTATTTTTAAAATTTGTTGAAAGCGGCTGTTCAAAAAATAAATCTGAAGATTGAACGACCAGCGTTGCATGTCATCATAAAAATCGTTCAGATAGGGATTGTCATTTACATCTTCGTAATGTGGTTCCCATTTAAACTGTTTTGACAATAAACTGGTGAGTGTGGTTTTTCCGGATCCAATATTTCCCGCTATTGCAATATGCATACAATTAAATCAATCTGGTTTTAAATATTATAGTTCTCAAAAAGTAGTGCGCTAAAGTAAAAAAAAATTCATTGACAAACGAAGCTACTTTAGTAATAGCCTGTATAATTGACGGTTTTAATCTTTTTTATAGTCCAGCTGAAATATTTTATTGTCAGAAAGCAGGTAAAAGCGGTTGTGATACCATTTTATACTGCTAATGTTATTTAACCCGGTTTTCAGTCTTGATGTTTCTAAATTCAGCTTAAAGTCAAAAAAAACAAGTTGATTATTTTCAGCATAAACCAACATGTTTTCGAGCAGCATAATACTCGATGCATGTTTTGCCTCAATACTTCTGACATAGCTTCCCAGTCGGTCAAAAATTAAAATCCCTGAGTTATTATTCAAACATGCCAGCCATTTATCGTTGGCACACATACTCGTTATAGTCAGCGCATTGTTTATTAATAATGCCAAAGGTTGTGTTTCTGCAATTTTCTGGAGTGTAAAATCGTATTTAAATAATTGTTGCTGCGAATGGTCGTAGCACCAAAACCCATCTGTTGAATTACAAACAGCTCTTATGTCATAGAAATTTTGTTCTCTTAAATTAATTACCGACTGTAAGGCTAATTTATTATCCAGGAAACTGATAATGGAAAATTCGTCAGCAAAAAGCATGATTCGCAATGGGTCAATTGCATCAACATAAGTAAAGCGATCCTGATTGTTGTTGCTGTAAGTAAGTAATATTTTCCCTATGGTGTCTGCCTTAAACACTATACTTTCTTTGATAATATAGAGGTTGCCAAGATTATCCATACTGAAGGCATCTGCACCATTCCAGATTTCATTGGTTTTATTGTTTTGCGCAAAAGTGCTGCAGCTAATAATTAGCATGAGTAATGTTACAATAGATTTCACGAAAGACTGTTTTGAACGTTTAATATTTCATCAACAAATTTACGATGATTGGCTAGGCGCGGCACTTTATGTTGTCCCCCAAGTTTGTTATTTTTTTCCATCCATATATAGAACGTGTTTTTAGGCATTTTATGTACAATGGGTTTGTTGAGTGTGATGTCTTTAAATCGTTTTGCCTCGTAATCTGAATTAACTTTTTTAAGCTCTTCGTCAAGGGCCATTGTAAACGCATCTAAGTTTTCAGGCTCTTGCGAAAATTCAATCAGCCACTCATGAGCTCCATTTTTATTGTTACTGAAATACACCGGTGCAGCAGTAAATTCACGCACAGTAGCACCTGTTCTTTTACCCGCTTCTGTTATGGCTTTCTCTGCATTGTCAATCACAAGCTCTTCTCCAAAAGCATTGATGAAATGTGCGGTGCGTCCACTGATTTTTATTCTGTAAGGATTGATGGATGTAAACTGTATCGTATCTCCGATTTTATAACGCCATAAACCTGCATTGGTGGTGATAACTAAAGCATATTGCTCTCCTGTTTGAACTTCAGAGAGTGTCAAAGTTTTCGGATTTTCCTCATGCCAGTGTTTTTGAGGAATAAACTCATAGTATATTCCATAGTCGAGCATCAGCAGCATTTCATCTGAATCATTTCTATCCTGAATGCCAAAAAAACCTTCGGAGGCATTGTAGGTTTCTAAATACTGAATACGTTTTCCGATAATTTGGTTGAACTGCTCTCTGTATGGTGTAAAATTTACTGCACCATGAACAAAAAGCTCTAAATCCGGCCACACTTCAGCAATTGTTTTCTTTCCTGTAATTTCAAGAATTCGTTTTAACAATACCAACGACCAGCTGGGTACTCCTGAAATGTTGGTCACATTCACTTTAATGGTTTCCTGTGCCATGCGCTCAATTTTTTCATCCCACTTATCCATCAGCGCAATATTCATTTCAGGTGTTCTCATTATCTGTACCCAGAATGGAAGATTCTGAATTAATATGGCAGAAAGATCACCGTAATACGATTCGTTATGAAATGAGTTTATGTTGTGACTGCCACCAAGAGAAAGCAGCTTGCCATTGAATAGGAGGGCATCAGGGTTGTTGTTAAAATAAATAGAAAGCAGGTCTTTTCCGCCTTTAAAATGACATTCTTCCAACGACTCCATACTAACGGGAATAAACTTACTTCTGTTTGAAGTTGTTCCTGATGATTTGGCAAACCATTTTATTTCTGATGGCCACAGAATATTTTGTTCGCCTTTCATAATTCTTTCTACCTGCGGTTGTAACTGATCGTAGGTAACTATTGGCACACGCTCGCTAAAAGTCTTAAAATTGTCAATTGATTGATAGTCGAAATGCTCGCCCCACTGCGTATGCTCCGCTGTTGAAATAAGTTTTCGAAGCAACTCTTCCTGAACCTCACATGGATATTTCATGAAAAGCTCAATCTGATGCAGGCGCTTTTTAATTATCCATCCCAATATTGAATTCAGTATTGCCATATACAGTGCTTTGCGAACAGGAAGATAAGAAAAATCCTGAAACTTCCGTTCTGCAAATTTAATTCTTAGGTTTAATCAAATCTAATCATTTATTAATTTCTTTCAGAAATGTTTGATGTATTTTCGTTCCATGCAAAAAGCAACAATAGACTTTAAATTAATAAAGTTGGAGCACAATGGTTATCATCCTGTATGTATAGTCAATATAAATCACAAAGAAGCATTAATGGTTATTGATACAGGTGCTTCGCATACAGTGCTTGACATAAAGCAGGCATTACGGTTTCTTCCTGAAAAAAAAATAAAGCATTCTGAAGTTAAATCGTCAGGACTTGGCACCAACGAGATGATGAGTGCATTTGCCACATTAGATTATTTTATAATGGGCGATTTGGTTTTGCGCAGACGGAAAACCATCATTCTCGATCTGACACACATCAACCATGCCTATGCAGCAATGCATTTGCCATTGATTGATGGAGTAATAGGTTGTGACATTCTGAAAAAGTATAAGGCAACCATCAGTTTTTCTACTAAAAAACTTGTAATTACCATCTGACTTCTTTATATTAAAAGCCTTAAAAACAACGTTAATAACTTACGCTGCTTTGTTAAAAAAAACGTGCATTTCCACACTGTTTTTATGAGAAAGCAGCCTTTATTTTTTGTAAATTTGAAAAATAATAAAAAACGACAGTTTACGAAAAGTTATGAGTGATCAAACAGTAGAAAATTTAGCTGAAATGGAAGTTAAAAATACTTATTCGGCCGACAGCATTCAGGTATTGGAAGGGCTGGAGGCAGTAAGGAAACGCCCTGCCATGTACATTGGCGATGTTGGTGTAAAAGGATTGCACCATCTGGTTTATGAAGTGGTTGACAATTCAATTGACGAAGCCCTTGCCGGACATTGCAAAAACATCAGTGTTACTATTGGAGAAGATAATTCAATTACTGTTAAAGATGATGGTAGAGGTATTCCTACCGAAATGCACAGCAAAGAAAAGAAGTCAGCACTTGAAGTTGCTATGACAGTGCTTCATGCTGGAGGTAAGTTTGATAAAGATTCCTATAAAGTTTCCGGTGGTTTGCATGGTGTGGGTGTTTCGTGCGTAAATGCATTGAGCACACACATGCGCACAGAAGTACACCGCAACGGAAAAATATATGTGCAGGAATACAGTATCGGAAAGCCGCTTTATTCTGTAAAAGAAATTGGGACTACAGACTACAGAGGCACCATTCAAACCTTCAAGCCTGATGAAACAATTTTCATCACCACAATTTACAACTACGACACGCTTGCTTCCCGCCTGCGCGAATTATCTTATCTCAACAAAGGCATCAGTATCACTTTGACCGACATGCGTGAAAAAGATGAGCAGGGTAATGTCCGATCAGACGAATTTTTAAGTGAGTTGGGCTTGCGCGAATTTGTTGAGTACATTGATGCCAACCGAGAAAAGCTCATTCCGGAATGTATGTTTTTTGAAAGCGATAAGTTTGGAATTCCAATTGAAGTGGCCATGCAGTACAACACTTCATTTTCAGAAAATATCCACTCCTATGTGAACAATATCAACACACATGAGGGCGGCACACACCTTTCCGGCTTCAGACGTGCACTAACACGCACACTAAAGGCCTATGCCGAGAAAGAAGGCATGCTTGCTAAATTAAAGTTTGATATTGACGGTGACGATTTCAGAGAAGGATTGACAGCCGTTGTATCTGTAAAAGTTGCAGAGCCACAGTTTGAAGGACAGACTAAAACCAAGTTAGGCAACAATGAGGTTATGGGTTACGTAGATCAGGCTGTTGGCGATATGCTTGTGCACTACCTTGAAATGCATCCACGCGAAGCAAAGGCCATTGTCAATAAAGTAATACTTGCAGCCACTGCACGCCATGCAGCACGCAAGGCACGTGAGTTGGTGCAACGCAAAAACGTACTCACAGGAACAGGACTTCCCGGCAAACTGGCAGACTGTTCTGAGCGCGACCCCGGCCGCTGCGAACTGTTCCTAGTAGAGGGAGATTCTGCCGGTGGAACAGCCAAACAAGGTCGCGACAGAAATTTCCAAGCCATACTACCACTACGAGGAAAAATCCTCAACGTAGAAAAAGCTATGGAATATAAAATATACGAAAACGAAGAGATAAGAAATATTTTTACTGCTCTTGGCATCTATCGTGACGACAAACAAGAAGGCCGCCCACTCATTCTCGACAAGCTGCGTTATCATAAAATCGTAATCATGACCGATGCCGATGTTGACGGTAGTCACATCACCACACTCATCCTCACTTTCTTCTTCCGCCACATGAAAGAACTTATAGAGCAGGGATATATATACATTGCAACACCACCGCTCTATCTTGTGAAAAAAGGTAAGGAAGAGCGTTACTGCTGGACAGACGAAGAGCGCATTGCCATTGTTAAAGAACTGGCTGGCGAAAAAGAAAGTAGCGTAAACATACAGCGCTACAAAGGTCTTGGTGAAATGAATGCCGAACAATTGTG encodes:
- a CDS encoding deoxynucleoside kinase, encoding MHIAIAGNIGSGKTTLTSLLSKQFKWEPHYEDVNDNPYLNDFYDDMQRWSFNLQIYFLNSRFQQILKIKKHPKTIIQDRTIYEDAYIFAPNLHAMGLMTTRDFQNYQQLFELMNSFVSPPDLMIYLRGTVPALVKQIEKRGRPYENNIRIDYLKRLNERYEAWISTYELGKLLIIDIDEINFAENKEHLGMIIERVQAELSGLFSK
- a CDS encoding GH3 auxin-responsive promoter family protein, with the protein product MAILNSILGWIIKKRLHQIELFMKYPCEVQEELLRKLISTAEHTQWGEHFDYQSIDNFKTFSERVPIVTYDQLQPQVERIMKGEQNILWPSEIKWFAKSSGTTSNRSKFIPVSMESLEECHFKGGKDLLSIYFNNNPDALLFNGKLLSLGGSHNINSFHNESYYGDLSAILIQNLPFWVQIMRTPEMNIALMDKWDEKIERMAQETIKVNVTNISGVPSWSLVLLKRILEITGKKTIAEVWPDLELFVHGAVNFTPYREQFNQIIGKRIQYLETYNASEGFFGIQDRNDSDEMLLMLDYGIYYEFIPQKHWHEENPKTLTLSEVQTGEQYALVITTNAGLWRYKIGDTIQFTSINPYRIKISGRTAHFINAFGEELVIDNAEKAITEAGKRTGATVREFTAAPVYFSNNKNGAHEWLIEFSQEPENLDAFTMALDEELKKVNSDYEAKRFKDITLNKPIVHKMPKNTFYIWMEKNNKLGGQHKVPRLANHRKFVDEILNVQNSLS
- a CDS encoding aspartyl protease family protein, which gives rise to MQKATIDFKLIKLEHNGYHPVCIVNINHKEALMVIDTGASHTVLDIKQALRFLPEKKIKHSEVKSSGLGTNEMMSAFATLDYFIMGDLVLRRRKTIILDLTHINHAYAAMHLPLIDGVIGCDILKKYKATISFSTKKLVITI
- the gyrB gene encoding DNA topoisomerase (ATP-hydrolyzing) subunit B: MSDQTVENLAEMEVKNTYSADSIQVLEGLEAVRKRPAMYIGDVGVKGLHHLVYEVVDNSIDEALAGHCKNISVTIGEDNSITVKDDGRGIPTEMHSKEKKSALEVAMTVLHAGGKFDKDSYKVSGGLHGVGVSCVNALSTHMRTEVHRNGKIYVQEYSIGKPLYSVKEIGTTDYRGTIQTFKPDETIFITTIYNYDTLASRLRELSYLNKGISITLTDMREKDEQGNVRSDEFLSELGLREFVEYIDANREKLIPECMFFESDKFGIPIEVAMQYNTSFSENIHSYVNNINTHEGGTHLSGFRRALTRTLKAYAEKEGMLAKLKFDIDGDDFREGLTAVVSVKVAEPQFEGQTKTKLGNNEVMGYVDQAVGDMLVHYLEMHPREAKAIVNKVILAATARHAARKARELVQRKNVLTGTGLPGKLADCSERDPGRCELFLVEGDSAGGTAKQGRDRNFQAILPLRGKILNVEKAMEYKIYENEEIRNIFTALGIYRDDKQEGRPLILDKLRYHKIVIMTDADVDGSHITTLILTFFFRHMKELIEQGYIYIATPPLYLVKKGKEERYCWTDEERIAIVKELAGEKESSVNIQRYKGLGEMNAEQLWSTTMDPSSRTLRQVTIESAAEADHVFSMLMGDEVPPRREFIERNAKYAKVDV